The genome window GCGAAACCAAGCTCGGCAATGGGCGTGTCAATCACGCGCTCCGGGCCGAATTCGTCGAGCATGCCCTGGCTTACTTTGTAGGCGCCGTTGTACTCGGCAACTTCTTCGCCCATCAGAAACACGCGCGGGTCGCGGCGCATTTCCTCAGACATGGCTTCACGCAGGGCTTCCCGGAATTGGATGGTCCGCATAATCGGTAGGAAAGTCAAAAAGGTCTGTTCAGAAACAAAAGCCGGCGCAAATCCGGCCCGTAAAGCTACAACGACTAGCCGGGACGGGCAAACGGTGAAATTGTGAAGTGGTGAAATAGTGCGTTTGAGGCGCCAGTGGGAAGTAAACGCTTTGCTCCCTCCGGCGGCATTTCAACCTCCTGCCTGGGAGCTTAAGGAAACAGGGGCAGTTCCATTTGAATATTGCACCGCTCATAGGGCGAAGGCGGGCCGGAAACCGTTTTGCGAAAACCCAGCTTGTGGTACAGGCTCAGGGCCGGACCCAGCTTGGTATTACTTTCCAAATACAGACGCTGAGCTCCCAGGCTGCGGGCCTTGGCAATGGCCGCCTCGCCCAGCCGCCACCCAATGCCCAGCCCCTGCGCCGCGGGCGACACGGCCATTTTCGCCAGTTCATAGGTGGTGTCGTCCATGGGAATCAGAGCGCAAGTACCCACCATTTGCCCTCCGTAGGCGGCCAGCAGAATGTGGCCGCCGCGCTGAATAATGTACTCATCAGGGTGGTCGAGGGCTTTGAGGTCGGCTGCTTCGAGACGGAAATACCGCTCAATCCACTCCGCGTTCAGCTGCTTGAAATCGGGTTGATATTGCGGCGCATAGTCTATAATCTGCACTTCAGCGGCCACACGCTGGTCGCGAATAGCTTTTACCCGACTAGCCAAACTCTGGCGCGACAACGCGTACTCCATTTCCCCAATGGCCAGCCACAGGTTGTGCCGGGTTTCGTGCAGTAGCGCCTCCGTGGCCTGGCGTACATCGGCTGTTTGTTGCTGCAACGTGGGCCACAAGGCTGCTCCCTTCTCCGTGAGGCTAACCACGCTACGGCGCAAGTCCGCCTCACCGCGCTGCACCCTAACCAGATCCTGCTTAACCAGCTCTTTAACCACCTGGCTGACAGCCGCGTGCGTTTGCCCAATCAGTTCCGCTATTTCACCCACGTGCCGCTCCGGTTGGGTTGCTACCGCATACAATACCGGAAACCAACGCGGCTCCACTGGCACGTGATACAAGGAATACACCTCAGCAGCTTGCCCAATCATCTGCTCACTAAGGCGCCGGAGCCGACTGCCCAGGGCAGCGGGTCCTACCTGCTCAAAGAAATCCATGTGTTGTGTTATGTAAGTACTTACAAATATAAGAATAAGCTTTATGAAAGGTAGTAGGCTTGTAACTAGAATAAAAAAAGGCAGAGCCACCCAGTACCGCTATTGCACCACCCAGAATCAGCTTGTCCTTGGCAATGCTAATGCCCTAAACATTAAAGCAAAATAAGCCGAGGAGAAAGAAGAAAAGCGCGTATATCACTCTGAATGTACTAACATTATTCCGGGTTTCAGACTGCGTTAGAGCAGGCCAGATGCTAACCACCGCAATAAAAAGAGCAATGACACCTATTCCTCTCGTGAAAAAGTCAAAAGATGCCAGCTGATCCAGCAAAAGTGAGATTATACACATTGCTTTAATAGTTGTTAGAGACTACCGCAAGGCTTCCAGAAACTGCTTGCCCTTAGCGAAATCCCGAAACTCCAGGTCTTCAACGGCGCGGTTAGCATAGGCGCGGTCTAGCTGCACGGCGCGGCGCAGGTGCATGGCCATGGCCGACTCATTCTGCTGGCGTGCGGCTACTACGGCTAGGCAATAGTATAGCAATGGGTCCTGGGGCCGCAGGGCAATCGCTTCGGCGTAAATGTTGGCTGCGCCCTGGTAGTTGCCCTTCAGCACGTAGATGAGGGCCCGGTTCATGATGGTTTGGTAGGTTTTGGAGCTGTAGCTCAAGCTGCGCAGGGCATCGTCGAGCTGGCCAACTTCAATTTCCAGGGCCGCCTTGTCCGAGAATATCTTGCTCAGCACCGGGCGTGGTCCGCCTAGCTTAATGGCGTAGTCGTAATTCTGCAGGGCTTCGAGCTTGTCGCCGGCACGGTGGTAGGCGCTGCCCACGCGGTAGAACAGCTCGGCGGTGGGGTTGCGGTGGGCAGCCAGGGTAAAGTTCACGGCGGCCCGGCGCTGGTAGGCTTTCTGCACCTTGGGGTTCACCTCCTTCTCGGAACGCTGCAGCAGCACTACGGCCAGGTTATGGTAGGCCTGCCAGAGGCCCGTAGTAGCCACGGAAGTCTCGTAAATGCGCTGCTTTTCGGCCAGCAGGGGCGTGAGGGTAGCAGAGTAACGCAGTTCCTCGGGCGTAAGGGCGTCGGCCTCGGTCTGCTTTTCCACAATCTTTTTGGACAGCAGATAGATTTCCGAGTCGTAGCGCTTGGGAGCGGTGTAGCGCACGGCAATGGTGCCGAAGCGCATCACCGGGTAGATGTACTGCTCGATGTAATCATAGAACGTGAGCTGATGCAGGCTCTTTTCCTTGGTGGCGTAGGAGCCGGGCGTATCGTTAATCAGCAGTAGCACCGAATCAACCTGCGCTGGCTTCAGGGCCGACTGCTGCACTTTATTCAGGAACAGGTCCCAGCGGCGGTGGTAGGCTTCCGTCTCGAAGTCAATGTTACTGACCTGGTTGAGGTAGGAATCGGTATCGACGCGCTTTTTGTAGTAGTTGAGCAGCACCCGTACCCGCTTGTCGGCTAGGCGCGCATCGTGGCGGTCCAGGGAGTCGGGCGAGTGGCCGGCCACAATCATCACCTTGTCGGTGTGTTGGTTGGCCTCAATGAAATCTTCTAGAGCGGCTACGTTGGTGCCCAGGTAGTTGCGAATTTCGGCCTTGCCCGCGTCAAAGAAAAAGGGCAACACCCGGGTGCCGCTCATGTTGTTATCGACCGTTTCGGGTAGTAGGGTAATGGCCGTGTCCTGGCGCACAACTAGGCGGCTGGTGGTCACGATGCCGCGGGCCAGCGTCAGCTGTTTGCCTTTCACGCGCTTGCCGTTGGGTTTGGTTTCGCGGGCATCGGGTAGGGCCAGCAGCTCGCCGGGGCTTTTCTGGGGCGAATACGGAAAGGAGAA of Hymenobacter sublimis contains these proteins:
- a CDS encoding bifunctional helix-turn-helix transcriptional regulator/GNAT family N-acetyltransferase, with the translated sequence MDFFEQVGPAALGSRLRRLSEQMIGQAAEVYSLYHVPVEPRWFPVLYAVATQPERHVGEIAELIGQTHAAVSQVVKELVKQDLVRVQRGEADLRRSVVSLTEKGAALWPTLQQQTADVRQATEALLHETRHNLWLAIGEMEYALSRQSLASRVKAIRDQRVAAEVQIIDYAPQYQPDFKQLNAEWIERYFRLEAADLKALDHPDEYIIQRGGHILLAAYGGQMVGTCALIPMDDTTYELAKMAVSPAAQGLGIGWRLGEAAIAKARSLGAQRLYLESNTKLGPALSLYHKLGFRKTVSGPPSPYERCNIQMELPLFP
- a CDS encoding tetratricopeptide repeat protein, giving the protein MRILLLRTLPAAALLITGGLLPACSPLSKVLKNAQAGQEITVQPTVLESNGENVLFEVTAKVPASHLRKGAAYNLGLSYRYNNGLREDTVGRLTFISGEYLYDEEQKNKLVIRKQFSFPYSPQKSPGELLALPDARETKPNGKRVKGKQLTLARGIVTTSRLVVRQDTAITLLPETVDNNMSGTRVLPFFFDAGKAEIRNYLGTNVAALEDFIEANQHTDKVMIVAGHSPDSLDRHDARLADKRVRVLLNYYKKRVDTDSYLNQVSNIDFETEAYHRRWDLFLNKVQQSALKPAQVDSVLLLINDTPGSYATKEKSLHQLTFYDYIEQYIYPVMRFGTIAVRYTAPKRYDSEIYLLSKKIVEKQTEADALTPEELRYSATLTPLLAEKQRIYETSVATTGLWQAYHNLAVVLLQRSEKEVNPKVQKAYQRRAAVNFTLAAHRNPTAELFYRVGSAYHRAGDKLEALQNYDYAIKLGGPRPVLSKIFSDKAALEIEVGQLDDALRSLSYSSKTYQTIMNRALIYVLKGNYQGAANIYAEAIALRPQDPLLYYCLAVVAARQQNESAMAMHLRRAVQLDRAYANRAVEDLEFRDFAKGKQFLEALR